AGATATTAGAAAGAAATTCAATGATTTTTTATGAATGAGGACTAACTTTAGTTTTCTCAGTCGTGCGTTTTAGCGATATGGTGATGGTAAATTTGCCACTCACCGGAATACCGCCTCCTGGGACAAAACTCGACTTTGGCGCCATCTGCTGACAGAGGGGCTACTACAACAGTGTACATCTCACCGCATACAATTCCGGTTATATCACAGGACTTTCTGCCTGGATAAGACCTACAACTGTAGTTGGAGCCCATGCCAGTCAGGATAGCCGTGTAATTGCTGAGAGCTGCAAAGGAGTGCCAGTATACGCGGATTGTGTTGTTGGCCATGCTGTACAGCCTGATGTTGGAGGGACAGCAATCACCTGGAACATGAAGGAAACAGCTGAAATTTTCTGTTAATCTGGAGCTTAGATAAGATATTAAACTGCCAACTATGGGTGTTCATCAATACCAAGAACGCGAAGAGTGTACTAGCATTCTTGGCAAGAgcagtcttgctaacttgcctcccaagattGAACTTGGGAcccaatgaatcatgggattggtctcattcATGAGAATGCAACcgatgcatccttgatatttggggacgGGACAAGAACGACATCCAGCTATTTTTACCGTCTTCTGAACTTCTGTTTTTGAGAATTGGAACTGCATGTATAGTTCAGCAATGTAAGATAATGTCAGATGGGGACGCGAGAACGCAAGAATGGTCAGGTCCGCAAATTGATAAACACCCTATATTTACCGGAGGAGAAGCCTTGGTATGTGCACTCGGACGTCTTCCCCGTGCTACTGATGACGTCCAGGGACACGGTGTAGTTTGTCCCGCAGGTGATGCATCCCATCAGACAGTGTGGGTTGATAGTGTGGCACTTGGCATCACCCCTAGGTGACTTCAGTGACGCAATGTAAGACCGGGCTCCTGTAGCTGCTGGCCAGGTGACATTTGTCATGGCCCGGGTTACCTGTTTTACGGTCAAGCCCTGGGGACAACAGGGTCCTGGAATCATAAAAAGTGTACATGGTGTTAGACTTCACCGCTAGCTTTTTCAATGTGTAATGATTAGCTTTCCATTTCATATAAGCTACCTGTTTCCAAATTTACAGAGTAACTGGGTAAACTCTGTCCAACGCTCGTATTGGCAAAAGCCGTGATTTCATAGACGGAGCCACAGGTGAGATTAGAGACTTCACAAAATGATCCACTTGACTGACAGGAGCGGGAGTCCGACTGACCCACTACATTCACCAAATAGTTAGCATCGTTGTTACTTATGCTCCAAGAGATGTTGACAGAGGACACGTTGGTTTGCATGATGTTCAGAATCTCTGGGGAACAAGGAGCTGAAACGAGCAGTGGATGAATATCAGGAATAGACAACTGATGTTCCAGCAGTGTTGATACTTCTTAAACTGCAGAAGGCTGTGAATATCGTTTGAAGGATTTACCGGTCTCTGCAGAGTAAGGTTTGCAAGTATGGGTGCAGCCCCGGATCTCACTGCATGGCACGACCACAACATCGTATATGGTGTCGCAGCTGAGGTCGGACAGCACACAAATGGGGGCTGTGTCATTACAGTTTATGAGATCTGATGTGCCGACTGCCTTGGTCTCATAAATGTCAGCGCCACGACTGGGGGCCCAGGTGATTTCGAGGGTCTCAGTGGATATCAGGGAGACAGACACATTATCTGGACAGCAAGGCGCTGAAGACAATGGAAATTGAATTAGTTATCTAAGTGAATTTTTTTAAAGCTTCACACAGCATTCATAATCCATAATTCTCATAGCTATATGTTATGCATcatgactgccttatgaagctctcatctataatgtactatagatacctttataatgcattataatggtcagcataagcattaaggatactttgtactgcattataaagatATCTATAGAgcattataaatgagagcttcataaagcattcataatgcttaATACACAATGCTACAATGTGTCATGCCTATTAATAATTATAGCCATATTTATAATGCTTTGTGAACACATTATTTGTTAGGGATGGCTTAAGGTAGATATGTTTACTTATAGGAATATATGAGATTTAATGTATTTCAGTTATGGAAGCTGAAAGTTACAGCCTTACTGGTGGTATAGTTGATTATTGGTCCTGGTGGGCTGACTCCAGCTAAGTTAAATGCAAAAACGGTCAGGAAGAATGTGGTTCCACACTTGCAGTGGAAACTGCAGGCATTGCTGGTGGTGTTGCATAGCTCCTCGTTTTCATTGTGGCTCCTCATAAATGCCTTGTAGTAATCCACAAAAAACACCTCCTTCCATATTATAGTGCAGTTCTCAGAGACTGCTTCCTCTGCCCAGAGAGAATCTGGCGGACAtgggactggggaaacacagaGCAAGAAATATCATTGGAGCTTCCCGTTCTGTGACGATTTGCTGCTACAGGAACCGTGTAAGTATTGTTATTTGTTATCGACAACTCAAGGGTCGTGCAATAAGAAATGCAGCGTATTGTGGTAGTAATCATGTAGTATGTATTACCTTTGTGACATGCTACAAGGAATCACAATTTCACTATCCCCATTTGGTTGCATGGTGTGGTTAAACATTTCTCATTGGTGGACATTAAGTGAGCTATTTTGCAATGCATCGCTTATTGCTTCCACTGTTGTTTGTTTGGGGAACTCACAAGTGAGGAAGTCCTCTGGATTAGAGGGATAACTTGGACCAGCCTGGTTCTCAGCAGTGACTGTGATTGAATGGTTCTGCCCGCAGAGCAGTGGCGAGATAACACAGTAGCTATTGGTGAAAGAACTGCAATTTTGCCCCGTAGAGCTGACGACAAAGTAGCTCTCTGCTCCGCGCACGCTGTCCCAGTAGACAGCCACGCCCACGGAGCGTCCCGATGCCAGCATTATGTAAACAAACTCTGGCACAGGGGGACCTGGGCAGACATGCAAACCATGTGACATTAAAACGTCTGGTGTCATATTGAAATTCAAATCAACTCGCAAAATGAGAATATGTTCTAGGCATGTCTAGTACAGACTTAGGCAGCAATCTGCTACCATTTTGTCACATACGTCAATACACCTGAAACCTGGGCCTTACGTGTAATCTGACAGACGTGGGCATCACCGCTCGGGAGATGATCAGAGCCCCATGCATTGGCACTGATACAATAGGTGGTGCCAGGTTCCAGATCTGTGAAGGTCATCGTGGTGTTCGTAGTGTTCACCTGGACCGTAATGCTTGACCCCTCCTCTGAAAGGGACAGCGTGTACAACACTGCGTGTTCCACCATTTCCCAGGTTAAGACAAT
This genomic interval from Brienomyrus brachyistius isolate T26 chromosome 21, BBRACH_0.4, whole genome shotgun sequence contains the following:
- the LOC125716626 gene encoding fibronectin type III domain-containing protein 7-like produces the protein MGRKYLKCFTFVLLALGFSTICAAQDGITLSIYTVTSKSITAQWTPQSIASSYKITATPISSSEPPVFTLFSENVVIGSVISLSPNTVYIVRVDAMDDMGRILTSAEIEGTTAPDVPVINEAYSEQGDSITVDFSPMFGASAYIVRLESETLDFFSEIQVSDTPATLSSLQPFTEYAVSIMSVNAGGRSQPSLVKIVKTVVGTLELNTSSPTNDSIVLTWEMVEHAVLYTLSLSEEGSSITVQVNTTNTTMTFTDLEPGTTYCISANAWGSDHLPSGDAHVCQITRPPVPEFVYIMLASGRSVGVAVYWDSVRGAESYFVVSSTGQNCSSFTNSYCVISPLLCGQNHSITVTAENQAGPSYPSNPEDFLTFPCPPDSLWAEEAVSENCTIIWKEVFFVDYYKAFMRSHNENEELCNTTSNACSFHCKCGTTFFLTVFAFNLAGVSPPGPIINYTTTPCCPDNVSVSLISTETLEITWAPSRGADIYETKAVGTSDLINCNDTAPICVLSDLSCDTIYDVVVVPCSEIRGCTHTCKPYSAETAPCSPEILNIMQTNVSSVNISWSISNNDANYLVNVVGQSDSRSCQSSGSFCEVSNLTCGSVYEITAFANTSVGQSLPSYSVNLETGPCCPQGLTVKQVTRAMTNVTWPAATGARSYIASLKSPRGDAKCHTINPHCLMGCITCGTNYTVSLDVISSTGKTSECTYQGFSSGDCCPSNIRLYSMANNTIRVYWHSFAALSNYTAILTGMGSNYSCRSYPGRKSCDITGIVCGEMYTVVVAPLSADGAKVEFCPRRRYSVSCYASDMEMVMSWKRRRSVN